The following proteins come from a genomic window of Diorhabda carinulata isolate Delta chromosome X, icDioCari1.1, whole genome shotgun sequence:
- the LOC130901019 gene encoding 116 kDa U5 small nuclear ribonucleoprotein component, translating into MDADLYDEFGNYIGPELDSDDEEEEEQELLDGDDQQEYDEEQMEDEPQPMAIVLHEDKQYYPSALQVYGPDVETIVQEEDAQPLDVPLVEPVKKKKFQLKEQELPETVYSMEFLADMMDNTSLIRNVALIGHLHHGKTTFVDCLIKQTHPGYQDNEEKNLRYTDILFTEQERGCSIKSIPVTLLLQDIKDKSYLMNIFDTPGHVNFSDEVTAAMRLCDGIVLFVDAAEGVMLNTERLLKHAVQEQMQITICINKIDRLILELKLPPQDAYYKLRHIVEEINGLLTLYSDDANPHIVSPVLGNVCFASSQYGICFTLKSFANVYSLYYGEVNIEEFSKRLWGDIYFNNKSRKFTKKAPHNSAQRSFVEFILEPLYKIFAQVVGDVDSSLLDVLDELGIKLNKNEMKLNIRPLLRLVCQKFLGDFNGFVNMCVEHINSPLDNAKLKINHIYTGPSTSKVYEDMINCDQDGILMVHSSKMYPTEDCTFFQVLGRVMSGTLHAGSDVRILGENYTIQDEEDSRILTIGRLWIYESRYKIELNRVPAGNWVLIEGIDQSIVKTATLTDLSAGEELYIFRPLKFNTQSIIKIAVEPVNPSELPKMLDGLRKVNKSYPLLTTRVEESGEHVVLGTGELYLDCVMHDLRKMYSEIDIKVADPVVAFCETVVETSSLKCFAETPNKKNKITMIAEPLEKGLAEDIETENVQIGWNKKKLGEFFQTKYDWDLLAARSIWAFGPDNTGPNILVDDTLPSEVDKGLLSSVKDSIVQGFQWGTREGPLCEEPIRNTKFKILDAVIANEPLHRGGGQIIPTARRVVYSAFLMATPRLMEPYLFVEVQAPADCVSAVYTVLAKRRGHVTQDAPVPGSPLYTIKAFIPAIDSFGFETDLRTHTQGQAFCLSVFHHWQIVPGDPLDKTIVIRPLEPQPSTHLAREFMIKTRRRKGLSQDVSINKFFDDPMLLELARQDVMLNYPLL; encoded by the exons ATGGATGCTGATTTATATGACGAATTTGGTAATTATATAGGTCCAGAATTGGATAGTGATgatgaagaggaagaagaaCAAGAACTACTCGATGGAGATGATCAACAAGAATACGAT GAGGAACAAATGGAAGATGAACCACAACCAATGGCTATCGTTTTACATGAAGATAAACAATATTATCCATCAGCACTTCAAGTTTACGGACCTGACGTTGAAACAATTGTCCAAGAAGAAGATGCTCAACCATTAGATGTACCGTTAGTAGAACCtgttaagaagaaaaaatttcagttgAAAGAGCAAGAGTTACCTGAAACTGTTTATAGCATGGA atttCTTGCTGATATGATGGATAATACATCTCTCATAAGAAATGTTGCTCTAATTGGTCATTTGCATCATGGAAAAACCACTTTTGTAGATTGTCTCATCAAACAAACACATCCAGGTTATCaggataatgaagaaaaaaatttacgttATACGGATATTCTTTTTACTGAACAAGAAAGGGGATGTTCCATCAAATCCATTCCAGTAACATTACTCCTCCAAGATATAAAAGATAAGAGTTATCTTATGAATATATTCGATACTCCAG gTCATGTTAATTTTTCTGATGAGGTAACAGCTGCTATGAGATTGTGTGATGGTATTGTATTATTTGTTGATGCTGCTGAAGGGGTCATGTTAAATACCGAACGCCTTCTAAAACATGCAGTACAAGAGCAAATGCAAATTACAATTTgcattaataaaattgatagacTTATTTTGGAGCTAAAGTTACCTCCCCAAGATGCTTATTATAAATTAAGGCACATAGTTGAAGAAATCAATGGTTTATTAAC gTTATATTCCGATGATGCCAATCCTCATATTGTATCGCCAGTATTGGGAAATGTGTGTTTCGCCAGTTCACAATACGGAATATGTTTTACTTTGAAATCATTCGCTAATGTTTATAGTTTATACTATGGGGAAGttaatattgaagaattttCCAAGAGGTTATGGGgagatatatattttaataataaatc gagaaaatttacgaaaaaagcTCCACATAATTCAGCCCAAAGAAGCTTCGTTGAATTCATTTTAGAACCACTCTATAAAATATTCGCCCAAGTTGTTGGTGACGTTGATTCTTCATTACTCGATGTACTGGACGAGTTaggaataaaactaaataagaaCGAGATGAAATTGAATATAAGACCACTTTTGAGACTcgtttgtcaaaaatttttaggAGATTTTAATG gTTTCGTGAATATGTGTGTGGAGCACATCAATTCTCCTTTGGATAACGCgaaattaaaaatcaatcacATTTATACCGGACCTAGTACAAGTAAAGTTTACGAAGATATGATAAATTGTGACCAAGACGGAATACTTAtg gTACATAGTTCTAAAATGTACCCAACGGAAGATTGCACGTTTTTCCAAGTTTTAGGCAGAGTTATGAGTGGAACACTTCATGCCGGATCAGATGTCAGAATATTAGGAGAAAATTATACGATTCAAGACGAAGAAGATTCCAGGATATTAACAATAGGAAGATTATGGATATACGAATCGAG GTATAAAATCGAATTGAATAGAGTACCCGCCGGTAATTGGGTATTGATTGAAGGTATCGATCAATCCATAGTAAAAACTGCGACCCTAACGGACTTATCGGCTGGGGAGGAATTATATATATTCAGACCTCTGAAATTTAACACTCagagtataataaaaatagctGTTGAACCTGTGAATCCTTCAGAATTACCAAAAATGTTGGACGGTCTTAGAAAAGTTAATAAATCCTACCCTTTATTAACCACAAGGGTGGAAGAAAGTGGAGAACACGTCGTTTTAGGAACAGGGGAATTATACCTGGATTGCGTAATGCACGATTTAAGGAAAATGTATTCGGAAATAGACATCAAAG TGGCCGATCCGGTGGTGGCGTTTTGCGAAACGGTCGTTGAAACCTCAAGTTTAAAATGTTTCGCAGAAACACcgaataaaaagaataaaataacaatgatAGCGGAACCATTGGAAAAAGGTCTAGCGGAAGATATAGAAACTGAAAACGTACAAATCGGTTGGAACAAGAAGAAATTGGGGGAATTTTTTCAGACGAAATACGATTGGGATTTACTAGCAGCTAGAAGTATATGGGCGTTCGGACCAGATAATACGG GTCCCAATATTCTAGTTGACGATACCCTACCATCGGAAGTGGACAAAGGTCTTTTGAGTTCAGTAAAAGATTCCATCGTACAAGGATTCCAATGGGGAACTAGAGAGGGACCATTATGTGAAGAACCTATTAGAAATACCAAATTTAAAATACTGGACGCAGTTATAGCTAATGAACCATTACACAGGGGCGGTGGACAGATTATACCTACGGCAAGAAGGGTGGTTTATTCTGCGTTTCTTATGGCTACTCCTAGGTTGATGGAACCTTATTTGTTTGTTGAAGTACAAGCTCCAGCAGATTGTGTTTCCGCTGTTTATACGGTTTTGGCAAAAAGGCG TGGTCACGTAACTCAAGATGCTCCCGTACCCGGTTCACCTCTCTATACTATCAAAGCTTTCATTCCTGCCATCGACAGTTTCGGATTCGAAACTGATTTGAGGACGCACACTCAAGGACAAGCTTTCTGTTTATCAGTTTTCCATCATTGGCAG ATTGTTCCTGGTGATCCATTGGATAAAACGATCGTAATTAGACCACTCGAACCCCAACCTTCAACTCACCTAGCTAGagaatttatgataaaaactcGAAGACGTAAAGGTCTCAGTCAAGATGTCTCTATCAATAAGTTCTTCGATGATCCTATGTTGTTGGAATTAGCAAGACAAGACGTCATGTTGAATTATCCacttttgtga
- the LOC130901696 gene encoding 60S ribosomal protein L32, giving the protein MAIRPVYRPTIIKKRTKKFIRHQSDRYGKLKRNWRKPKGIDNRVRRRFKGQYLMPNIGYGSNAKTRHMLPTGFRKVLVHNVKELEVLLMQNRKYCAEIAHGVSSKKRKDIVERAQQLSIRVTNGHARLRSQENE; this is encoded by the exons ATGGCTATCAGACCCGTTTACCGACCTacgattattaaaaaaagaacgAAAAAGTTCATCAGGCATCAATCTGACCGATATGGTAAACtcaag cGTAACTGGCGTAAACCTAAGGGTATCGACAACAGAGTCAGAAGACGTTTCAAGGGACAATATTTGATGCCAAATATTGGTTATGGGTCAAACGCTAAGACTAGGCACATGTTACCAACTGGTTTCAGAAAAGTTTTGGTACACAATGTTAAA GAATTAGAAGTGCTGTTGATGCAGAATCGTAAATATTGTGCAGAAATTGCTCATGGAGTATCATCTAAGAAACGTAAAGATATTGTAGAGCGTGCTCAACAATTGAGTATTAGGGTTACTAATGGACATGCTAGATTACGTAGCCAAGAAAATGAGTAA
- the LOC130901695 gene encoding protein Red, with translation MAETPMSQRLTNDDFRKLLMTPRSNPSHTPAAPGSVKEAMNNPNSMPPPKIEDKSEARRKKKSFYAKLKKQEDNKMAELAEKYRDRASERRSGVNPDYQADDPITTAQAYRAVAPDLKSGYDAAERRRQMIQESKFLGGDMEHTHLVKGLDYALLQKVRSEIQQIEMEQEQEMERLATKTLEEKEKERKDAQKKEEEELKFKTKIGRSIYYTVNVLKSRHIERSELFIPGRMAYVIDLDDEAESDIPTTLIRSVADMPSFELTTTVTTNDIVINKLTQILSYLRQSNRKNKKSKKGMPENSKDYDLEENEGKKSHKRSHQDDSIYGDIGDYVPSTKSSRHRDHDRKRHAYFDKHDNEPVDNAAPTYRVNKSAEILNKLQQEPEGYAECYPGLEEMNDAIDDSDDEVDYSKMDLGNKKGPIVRWDFDTAEEYSEYMNQKEALPKAAFQYGLKMADGRRSRKHKDKNEKAHLDREWQKIQNIIQKKK, from the exons atggcCGAAACACCGATGTCTCAACGTCTTACGAACGacgattttcgaaaattattaatgaCTCCTAGATCAAATCCTTCACATACCCCAGCAGCTCCTGGTTCTGTAAAGGAAGCAATGAATAATCCAAATTCCATGCCTCCTCCTAAAATCGAAGATAAATCAGAAGCTCGTCgtaaaaagaaaagtttttatgCAAAACTTAAAAAACAGGAGGATAATAAAATGGCAGAACTAGCTGAGAAGTATCGTGACAGAGCTAGCGAGAGAAGATCGGGAGTTAATCCTGATTACCAAGCAGATGATCCTATCACAACCGCTCAAGCTTATAGAGCCGTAGCGCCGGATCTTAAATCTGGATATGATGCAGCCGAACGAAGAAGGCAAATGATTCAAGAATCAAAATTCTTGGGAGGAGACATGGAACATACTCACTTGGTAAAAGGGCTGGATTATGCTTTACTCCAGAAAGTAAGAAGTGAAATCCAACAAATCGAAATGGAACAGGAACAAGAAATGGAGAGACTTGCTACAAAGACTTTggaagaaaaggaaaaagaaagaaaagatgCACAGAAGAAGGAGgaagaagaattgaaatttaaaacgaaaattgGAAGATCCATTTATTATACAGTGAATGTTTTGAAATCCAGACACATTGAAAGATCAGAGTTATTCATTCCTGGTAGAATGGCATATGTTATTGATTTAG atgACGAGGCTGAAAGTGATATTCCAACTACTTTGATAAGATCAGTAGCTGATATGCCTTCGTTTGAGCTAACAACTACAGTCACAACAAATgatatagttataaataaattgacgCAAATTTTGAGCTATTTAAGACAAA GTAACCgtaaaaataagaaatcaaagaaaGGTATGCCTGAAAATTCTAAAGATTATGATCTAGAAGAGAACGAAGGGAAGAAAAGTCACAAACGTTCCCATCAAGATGACTCAATATATGGTGATATTGGTGATTATGTACCCTCTACAAAAAGCAGTAGACATCGTGATCATGATAGAAAAAGGCATGCTTACTTTGATAAACATGATAACGAACCTGTTGATAATGCTGCTCCTACATATAGAGTGAATAAATCAGCTGAAATCTTGAATAAATTGCAACAAGAACCAGAAGGGTATGCAGAATGTTATCCAG GTTTGGAAGAGATGAACGATGCAATAGATGACAGTGACGACGAAGTAGATTACTCCAAAATGGATCTTGGTAATAAGAAAGGACCAATTGTGAGATGGGACTTTGACACGGCCGAAGAATATTCTGAGTATATGAATCAAAAAGAAGCACTACCAAAAGCTGCTTTCCAGTACGGTCTCAAAATGGCCGATGGTCGTAGATCGAGAAAGCATAAAGACAAGAATGAAAAAGCTCACCTGGATAGGGAGTGGCAGaagatacaaaatattattcaaaagaaaaaataa
- the LOC130901080 gene encoding zinc finger CCHC-type and RNA-binding motif-containing protein 1-like — protein sequence MSGGLIPSKSTVYISNLPFDLKNNDLHKLFEKHGKIVKVTILKDRESRRSKGVAFILFLKPEDALVCVQETNMKEMFGRTLKASIAVDNGRSKEFIRRKEYPNKTKCYECGEYGHLSYRCDKNLLGDREPPPKKVRKRKKKDPSMQKLTKEQQEYFDSTDEDADMNEEDEPVFEDDESLSAAIALEHEKVELESYRYKVATGKYDEADVNAVNVPRKKIKKSEYFSDEEESDE from the exons atgagtggTGGTTTGATTCCTAGTAAAAGTACTGTATACATTTCGAACTTACCATTCGATTTGAAGAATAATGATCTACACAAATTATTCGAAAAACATGGGAAAATAGTGaa AGTTACAATTTTAAAAGATCGTGAATCGCGACGAAGTAAAGGTGTCGCTTTTATATTGTTCTTAAAACCTGAGGATGCCCTTGTTTGTGTACAAGAAACAAACATGAAAGAG atGTTTGGACGAACGTTGAAAGCGAGCATCGCTGTTGACAATGGTAGATCTAAGgaatttattagaagaaaa GAATATCCAAATAAGACGAAATGTTATGAATGTGGAGAATACGGACATTTGAGCTACAGATGTGATAAAAATTTGCTGGGAGATCGTGAACCACCTccaaaaaaagttagaaaaagaaaaaagaaagatccATCTATGCAGAAGTTAACAaag GAACAGCAGGAATATTTTGATAGTACAGATGAAGATGCAGATATGAATGAAGAAGATGAGCCAGTATTTGAAGATGACGAATCTCTAAGTGCTGCTATTGCTCTAGAA cATGAAAAAGTTGAATTAGAAAGTTATAGATATAAAGTCGCTACTGGAAAGTACGATGAAGCAGATGTTAATGCAGTGAATGTTcccagaaaaaaaatcaaaaaaagcgAATATTTTAGTGACGAGGAAGAAAGTGATGAATAA
- the LOC130900622 gene encoding histone deacetylase 3, with protein MSKHKVSYFFNPDVGNFHYGTGHPMKPHRLSVIHSLVMNYGLNKHMQIYRPYKASAHDMCRFHSDEYIDFLQKVTPQNIQAFTKHLSHYNVGDDCPVFYGLFDFCSMYTGASLEGAMKLNYNECDIAINWSGGLHHAKKFEASGFCYVNDIVIAILELLKYHPRVLYIDIDVHHGDGVQEAFYLTDRVMTVSFHKYGNYFFPGTGDMYEIGAESGRYYSVNVPLKEGIDDASYWQVFKPVISAVMDFYQPSAIVLQCGADSLAMDRLGCFSLSTKGHGECVKFVKNLNVPTLVVGGGGYTLRNVARCWTYETSLLVDEQISNELPFTEYLEFFAPDFTLHPDVVTRQENANSKHYLEAITKYTFDNLKMCQHSPSVQMHDVPGPALTEDEKMKEEEDPDVRISQDLEDKMVEAKNEFYDGDKDNDKDDVKS; from the exons ATGTCCAAGCACAAagtttcgtatttttttaatccGGACGTAGGCAACTTTCATTATGGTACTGGGCATCCCATGAAACCTCATAGGCTATCTGTTATTCACAGCTTAGTGATGAATTATGGTCTCAACAAACACATGCAAATATACAGACCTTACAAAGCTAGTGCACACGATATGTGCAGGTTCCATTCGGATGAATATATcg attttcttcaaaaagttACACCACAAAATATTCAAGCTTTCACAAAACATCTCAGCCATTATAATGTAGGTGATGATTGTCCTGTTTTCTATGGGTTGTTTGATTTTTGTTCGATGTATACAGGGGCTTCGTTGGAAGGAGCAATGAAACTTAATTATAACGAGTGTGATATCGCGATAAATTGGTCtg GGGGATTACATCATGCGAAAAAATTTGAAGCATCAGGCTTCTGTTATGTTAATGATATTGTGATAGCGATATTAGAATTGCTAAAATATCACCCTAGGGTGTTATATATAGATATTGACGTTCATCATGGAGATGGAGTACAAGAAGCATTCTATCTTACAGATAGAGTTATGACTGTTAGTTTCCATAAGTATGGGAACTATTTTTTCCCAG GAACTGGGGACATGTATGAAATAGGTGCTGAAAGTGGGCGTTATTATTCTGTAAACGTACCATTGAAAGAAGGTATTGATGATGCTAGTTACTGGCAGGTTTTTAAACCTGTTATATCGGCTGTAATGGATTTTTATCAACCTTCCGCAATAGTTTTACAATGTGGAGCTGATTCACTAGCTATGGATAG gttaggatgTTTTTCTTTGAGTACTAAGGGGCATGGCGAATGCgtaaagtttgtaaaaaatttgaatgtgCCTACATTAGTTGTTGGAGGAGGTGGTTATACACTGAGAAATGTAGCTCGTTGTTGGACGTACGAAACTTCTTTATTGGTGGATGagcaaatttcaaatgaattaccGTTTActgaatatttggaatttttcgCACCCGATTTTACCCTACATCCCGACGTTGTTACTCGTCAAGAAAACGCCAatagtaaacattatttagaaGCCATAACAAA GTATACCTTCGATAATTTAAAGATGTGTCAGCATTCTCCTAGTGTTCAAATGCATGATGTACCAGGTCCGGCTCTAACGGAAGACGAGAAAATGAAGGAAGAAGAAGATCCGGACGTTAGAATAAGTCAAGATTTAGAAGATAAAATGGTGGAAGCTAAAAACGAATTTTATGATGGGGATAAGGATAATGATAAAGACGATGTTAAATcttaa
- the LOC130900785 gene encoding zinc finger protein GLI1-like, with translation MTPASTPNSEIDINFDFDDFAIDFDQNVTKTTEIEESFDTETFTTESSFGEPVTRGEFSQFYVPPPFHGDKINETCIGFESIDFSGDIIDGAFVMDGLKTEENSVSDYECHGFLPPVDTIKNNVNFNNFLRKTTTNDLEYINQDSTGANCDFGHLLGSKCSIQFIDNSTIQEPTPYFDIHRDNQMVLTQSEALLNDDPLLSASNPTSSINKRKYAKEIDDNVYEEVSSTLNVQCKWENCYQFYESQSLLVKHIEKCHVELKRGEEFTCYWSNCPRKTKPFNARYKLLIHMRVHSGEKPNECPFKGCNKAFSRLENLKIHQRSHTGERPYVCQFSTCPKSFSNSSDRAKHQRTHFDTKPYACQVVGCPKKYTDPSSLRKHVKNHTCEEQMQIKKKTSSESSTMSFATQSLVKKFLDPNKQKAVKNPNFSYSSNFDHSYSTNYIVERKYDIVNIKQDLKNKISEKSKLRRTCC, from the exons ATGACACCTGCGAGCACGCCGAACAGCGAAATAGACATAAATTTCGATTTCGATGATTTCGCAATCGATTTCGATCAAAATGTAACTAAAACCACAGAGATCGAAGAAAGTTTCGATACAGAAACGTTTACTACGGAAAGTTCGTTCGGTGAACCGGTAACGCGCGGTGAATTTTCTCAGTTTTATGTCCCGCCTCCTTTCCACGGCGACAAAATCAATGAAACGTGTATTGGTTTCGAAAGTATCGATTTCAGTGGAGATATAATCGATGGTGCTTTTGTTATGGATGGTttgaaaacagaagaaaatagTGTTAGTGACTACGAATGTCATGGTTTTTTACCACCGGTTGATACTATTAAGAATAacgtaaattttaataattttttacgaaaaaccACAACCAACGATTTGGAATATATAAACCAG GATTCAACTGGCGCCAATTGTGACTTTGGTCATTTATTAGGTTCAAAATGTTCGATACAGTTCATTGATAACAGTACTATACAAGAACCTACCCCCTATTTCGACATTCATAGAGATAACCAAATGGTTTTAACACAAAGCGAAGCTCTATTAAATGACGATCCTCTCCTGAGCGCCTCAAATCCTACCTCTTCAATCAATAAAAGG aAATATGCTAAAGAAATTGATGACAACGTTTACGAAGAAGTGAGTAGTACCCTCAATGTTCAATGTAAATGGGAAAATTGTTATCAGTTTTATGAATCTCAATCGCTTCTCGTGAAACACATCGAAAAATGCCACGTGGAATTGAAAAGag GAGAAGAATTTACTTGTTATTGGTCTAATTGTCCAAGGAAAACGAAACCTTTCAATGCCAGATACAAGTTATTAATACATATGAGAGTCCACAGTGGAGAAAAACCTAATGAATGTCCA tttaaaGGATGCAATAAGGCATTTTCACGTTTGGAGAATCTGAAAATTCATCAAAGAAGTCACACCGGAGAACGACCGTACGTGTGCCAGTTTTCGACGTGTCCAAAAAGCTTCTCGAATAGTTCAGATAGAGCTAAACACCAAAGGACGCATTTTGATACG AAACCTTACGCCTGTCAAGTCGTGGGTTGTCCAAAAAAATACACCGATCCTAGCAGCTTACGAAAACACGTCAAAAATCACACTTGCGAAGAGCAGATGCAGATTAAGAAGAAAACTAGCAGCGAAAGTTCTACAATGAGCTTCGCCACTCAGTCTTTggtcaaaaagtttttagatCCTAACAAACAAAAAGCAGTTAAAAATCCTAATTTTTCTTATTCCAGCAATTTTGATCATAGTTACTCTACTAATTATATCGTTGAAAGAAAATACGACATTGTTAACATCaaacaagatttgaaaaataaaatttcagaaaaaagtAAACTTAGAAGAACTTGCTGCTGA